In Stieleria varia, one genomic interval encodes:
- a CDS encoding efflux RND transporter permease subunit, with the protein MAKRRSFRSKYLRRMRWGIALLIVLAIPAMIHSKAAINSLLNLPSEWVPDSIPAKVDFNELSSRFDVGEILLFSWPGATLDSPELARVSAALQQISEEPETFDETLDVELTAETKKAIGELKAICGGEIPFHWARSGGDTLNQMTQAPLSLSVDASVARLKGFLVGPSGEQTCIISSLNPVGTVHRRQLMPALRDLIAGIADVDPATIAVVGGPREGADVDAASIRSVELFAPPSAILAAIICYICLRSVALTLAISVVAVIGEGLVLAIVYYSGMPMNAVLVALPPLVFVLTVSAGIHLSNYFLDAWQEFPDMSPARATRRALKAGIMPCFLASGTTVVGLGSLMLVRIEPIRLFGFAAAIGVIGTLALLLMVLPGAMILTKETKEKRDRRRAPPHPTEDEIPEDVPASAFSRWAYKTTRARLARPWPMIILFLVIGGVFSAGLFRLQTSVNLLRMFSPDSSIRTEYAWFEENVGPTSSADALLTFPPLTDDDNPLTRLAVVQNAHVSALKMDSVGGVLSAITFMRSVPTGRSIGASSRRAAMVKMLREPDGPLMKTNLIHRDSAAETWRISMRMWQKEDTNYSAELLEIEKAIEDSLDDAEVPVELTMTGHVAIVEEAQTILLDDLFRSFLTAFAVVAMVMMVLLRSVIGGLIAMIPNLFPTVALFGFMGLVGTPLDIGSVMTASVALGIAVDDTIHLLSRYGSRRARGIGQIRAAHGALAQCGWAMFQTTMVCGLSLMTYYFSDFVPTSQFSILMFGLLTAALFGDVFLAPSLMSSSLGRFLARTVGVDPEAELWSDEPSPEPIDARRIPARPTDSAQ; encoded by the coding sequence GTGGCCAAGCGACGATCGTTCCGCTCAAAGTATCTAAGGCGAATGCGATGGGGCATTGCGTTGCTGATTGTGCTGGCGATACCGGCCATGATTCATTCCAAGGCGGCAATCAACAGTTTGCTGAATTTGCCCAGCGAATGGGTTCCCGACTCGATTCCGGCGAAAGTCGATTTTAATGAGCTGAGCAGCCGATTCGATGTCGGTGAAATCCTGCTTTTTTCTTGGCCTGGCGCGACCTTGGATTCCCCTGAGTTGGCCAGGGTTTCGGCGGCGTTGCAGCAGATTTCAGAAGAGCCGGAAACATTCGACGAGACGCTCGATGTCGAGTTGACTGCGGAGACTAAAAAGGCGATCGGAGAACTGAAAGCGATCTGTGGCGGCGAGATTCCGTTTCATTGGGCTCGTAGTGGCGGCGACACGCTGAATCAGATGACGCAGGCGCCGCTGTCTCTGTCGGTTGACGCCAGCGTGGCGCGACTGAAAGGTTTTCTTGTCGGACCATCGGGCGAACAGACCTGCATCATTTCGTCTTTGAATCCCGTCGGGACGGTTCATCGACGTCAGTTGATGCCTGCGCTGCGTGACTTGATCGCCGGCATCGCCGATGTAGATCCAGCGACGATTGCCGTTGTCGGCGGGCCACGCGAAGGAGCCGATGTGGATGCGGCGAGCATTCGATCCGTGGAGCTGTTCGCGCCACCGTCGGCGATTCTGGCGGCGATCATCTGCTACATCTGTCTGCGATCGGTTGCGTTGACGCTGGCGATCAGTGTGGTCGCGGTGATCGGCGAAGGGCTCGTGTTGGCGATCGTGTATTACTCCGGAATGCCGATGAATGCGGTGCTGGTTGCATTGCCGCCGTTGGTGTTTGTGTTGACGGTTTCCGCCGGCATCCACCTCAGCAACTACTTTCTCGACGCATGGCAAGAGTTTCCGGACATGTCCCCGGCGCGTGCGACTCGCCGCGCGCTCAAGGCCGGCATCATGCCCTGCTTTTTGGCCAGCGGGACCACCGTGGTCGGTCTTGGTTCGTTGATGCTGGTTCGCATCGAGCCGATTCGCTTGTTCGGTTTTGCGGCAGCCATCGGCGTGATCGGTACGCTGGCGTTGCTATTGATGGTCTTACCGGGAGCCATGATCCTGACAAAGGAGACAAAAGAAAAACGTGATCGACGACGCGCGCCGCCACATCCGACGGAGGATGAGATTCCGGAGGACGTTCCGGCAAGCGCTTTTTCACGTTGGGCGTACAAGACGACACGGGCACGTCTGGCAAGACCATGGCCGATGATCATCTTGTTCCTTGTCATCGGCGGCGTGTTTAGCGCAGGGCTATTTCGGTTGCAGACTTCGGTCAACTTGCTGCGAATGTTCTCGCCTGACAGTTCGATACGCACCGAGTACGCGTGGTTCGAGGAAAACGTTGGACCGACATCATCGGCTGACGCCTTGTTGACTTTTCCGCCGCTGACGGACGACGACAATCCGCTCACTCGGCTCGCCGTTGTTCAAAATGCTCACGTCAGCGCATTGAAAATGGATAGCGTCGGTGGTGTGTTGTCGGCAATCACATTCATGCGCAGCGTTCCCACGGGACGGTCCATCGGAGCCAGCTCGCGTCGTGCGGCGATGGTCAAAATGCTACGGGAGCCCGACGGCCCGCTGATGAAAACCAACTTGATCCATCGCGACTCGGCGGCGGAAACGTGGCGAATCAGCATGCGGATGTGGCAGAAAGAAGACACGAACTATAGCGCCGAGCTGTTGGAGATTGAGAAAGCGATCGAGGATTCGCTCGACGATGCCGAGGTGCCGGTCGAGCTGACGATGACCGGTCATGTTGCGATCGTCGAGGAAGCCCAAACGATTCTGTTGGACGATTTGTTCCGCAGCTTCTTGACCGCATTTGCCGTCGTCGCGATGGTCATGATGGTCTTGTTGCGCAGCGTGATCGGCGGGCTGATTGCGATGATCCCGAACTTGTTCCCCACCGTCGCCCTGTTCGGTTTCATGGGATTGGTGGGAACACCGTTGGACATCGGATCGGTGATGACGGCCAGTGTGGCATTGGGGATCGCGGTGGACGACACGATCCACTTGCTCAGCCGATACGGATCTCGCCGAGCACGTGGCATTGGTCAGATTCGGGCAGCACACGGTGCGCTTGCACAGTGTGGTTGGGCGATGTTTCAGACGACGATGGTCTGTGGACTTTCGCTGATGACCTACTACTTCAGCGACTTTGTCCCGACCAGTCAGTTTTCGATTTTGATGTTCGGGCTGCTGACTGCAGCTCTGTTCGGCGATGTCTTTCTCGCGCCGAGTCTGATGTCGAGTTCCTTGGGTCGTTTTCTGGCGCGAACCGTGGGTGTGGATCCCGAAGCAGAGCTGTGGTCGGATGAACCGTCTCCCGAACCGATCGACGCGCGGCGTATTCCGGCAAGGCCGACGGATTCGGCTCAATAG
- the floA gene encoding flotillin-like protein FloA (flotillin-like protein involved in membrane lipid rafts) translates to MFTLVAAGWGFGSTLITIASIVAGIIALVLVAVFMKWGSYWVQAYMSGAHISMASLIAMSFLKIEHRLIVTARIMAHQAGLPRASLDSMSASRLQAHHLAGGHVMNVVQAIITAHRAGIDLDFDRATAIDLAGRNVLDAVQTSVSPMVIHCPPNDGNGPRTLSAVAKNGVELRVAARVTVRTNLDQLIGGATEETIVARVGQGIITAIGSAESHMDVLERPSQISENAVLNGLDANTAFAIVSIDISDIDVGQNIGARLQTDQANADTRIARARAEVRRADAVAREQQMKARVTESRAEYVLAEAEVPAALSEAFRAGRLRSAKSDGSGRTKRPVLLPPDPKPPAAGRTCQE, encoded by the coding sequence ATGTTTACACTCGTGGCTGCGGGCTGGGGTTTTGGTTCCACACTCATTACGATCGCATCGATCGTTGCCGGCATCATCGCATTGGTGCTTGTCGCCGTGTTCATGAAGTGGGGTTCGTATTGGGTGCAAGCCTACATGTCGGGCGCCCATATCAGCATGGCCAGTTTGATCGCCATGAGTTTTCTCAAGATCGAGCACCGACTGATCGTGACCGCCCGGATCATGGCTCACCAAGCCGGGTTGCCAAGAGCGAGTCTCGATTCGATGAGTGCATCTCGCCTGCAGGCTCATCATTTGGCTGGTGGGCATGTGATGAATGTTGTTCAAGCCATCATCACGGCGCACCGGGCGGGTATCGATCTGGACTTTGACCGAGCCACCGCGATCGATCTTGCCGGGCGAAATGTGTTGGACGCTGTGCAGACCAGTGTGTCACCGATGGTGATCCACTGTCCGCCCAACGACGGAAATGGGCCTCGGACCCTCAGTGCGGTTGCAAAGAACGGCGTTGAACTGCGTGTCGCCGCGCGGGTGACGGTCCGCACCAATTTGGACCAACTGATCGGCGGTGCGACGGAAGAAACCATCGTCGCACGGGTTGGGCAAGGAATCATCACCGCAATCGGTTCGGCTGAATCGCACATGGATGTGTTGGAGCGTCCATCGCAAATCTCCGAAAACGCAGTGCTCAATGGGCTCGATGCCAACACCGCGTTCGCAATCGTCTCCATCGATATCTCGGACATCGACGTCGGGCAAAACATCGGTGCACGATTGCAGACGGATCAAGCCAACGCGGACACGCGGATCGCGCGTGCGAGAGCAGAAGTCCGCAGGGCCGACGCGGTGGCTCGGGAGCAACAAATGAAAGCACGCGTGACGGAAAGCCGAGCGGAGTATGTGTTGGCAGAAGCAGAAGTGCCCGCGGCGCTATCGGAAGCCTTCCGCGCCGGGCGTTTGCGTTCTGCCAAGTCAGACGGCTCAGGACGGACAAAGCGTCCTGTGTTGTTGCCGCCGGATCCCAAACCGCCCGCCGCCGGTCGTACTTGCCAAGAGTGA
- a CDS encoding family 16 glycoside hydrolase encodes MRTFLILLCSLACTLSGQPITHAEDPAFQILFDGKTLNGWKGNEGLWSVQDGAIVGETTAENPTNGNTFLVWQGGDVGDFEFRCLVRFQGNNSGVQYRSSVVDPNPYVLKGYQADLHPKQDYIGMMYGEKTGRGIIATRGQRITVGADGKTTVDAKLVADETIVGEQWNELRIIAVGNRLIHQVNGVTTVDITDNHPDAAATGLLGLQLHAGPPMKCEFRGLLLRSLDAEAGKQLIATTVAATKTQSDKAADQANVGDTIQGSGWITADPKPNWIWVKQSTDGQRIWFRHEFDIDGEIKAAAIYATCDNKINVTINGKPAGKSNRWEAPVQTAVSELLKPGRNVIAIAGENEGGVAALVAKLQIQLASGKTQTVITDANWLTIETKPADWDAPQADTTAWAKAIPNGKLGKQPWGVPAVGGAAAGDSDRLNPRNVYAPPGFVVERVHVVTGDQGSWVSLATDPQGRLYACDQAGAGLYRLTIADDGSAEVEKVSVGELSSISGIQGMVWANDGLWVHRNGGNLHHLTDTDGDGNLDHQVTYPGTTGGGEHGNHAVIVTEDGEALYLDGGNHAPLAQHERSRVPTWSEGLLLPRMWDARGHARGKLAPGGWVTRLDPETKKQTVYTIGFRNQYDIALNRFGDLFTYDADMEWDLGLPWYRPTRICFVNSGGDYGWRSGSGKWPTYYEDSLPPVVEIGPGSPTGVSSGAGAHFPTRYQDGLFALDWTFGTIYSIKLIPDGAGYRGEAEAFVYGSPLPVTDSVVGHDGCLYFAVGGRGSASALYRVRYLGDDSCDAPQDVDAVADGARAMRRDLEAFHGVSDPRALDKAWPLLSSNDRFLRHAARVAVESQPVDSWANRVPTESDPQSRVTATVALARMGTADHQAEAVKGLLSLDAKSLRRETLLGMLRAYALLFSELESPTLDQRKAVVAQLDPLLPSDDRDVNVELVRLLTYLRSPTVVAKTLALIQDRTPMPHPAWAEIASRNSGYGAAIQNVLDSNPPTAEIMYAFILRNLRTGWTIPQRRAYFEFLNEAAKASGGASYSGYLTRIRDEALGNCTDAERLALQYITGEDFNPKPDFPIADPVGPGQKWTTQAVLGAMRGKPDFERGRSLFFSAKCASCHRMTGLGGNIGPDLTSVRNKFDRDYVAQAIVEPSKDISDQYGSSSVLTVGGQVHTGLVVEQPNGDLLVYPVDENAKSITIAADDVELVKPSKVSQMPAELLDRLNAGEVRDLIEYVMAAGDPNDKRYQDK; translated from the coding sequence ATGCGAACATTCTTGATCTTGTTGTGCTCATTGGCTTGCACTCTCTCCGGCCAACCTATTACGCACGCCGAAGACCCTGCCTTCCAAATTCTTTTTGACGGCAAAACTTTAAACGGATGGAAAGGAAACGAAGGCCTGTGGTCTGTGCAGGACGGTGCGATCGTCGGCGAGACTACCGCTGAGAATCCGACCAATGGCAATACATTCCTGGTCTGGCAAGGTGGCGATGTCGGCGACTTTGAATTCCGCTGCCTGGTCCGGTTCCAAGGCAACAACTCCGGCGTTCAGTACCGCAGTTCAGTCGTCGATCCGAACCCCTATGTGCTGAAGGGGTATCAAGCCGATTTGCACCCCAAGCAAGACTACATTGGGATGATGTACGGTGAGAAAACCGGTCGCGGCATCATCGCTACCCGCGGCCAACGCATTACCGTCGGTGCTGACGGCAAGACAACGGTTGATGCCAAGCTGGTGGCCGATGAAACGATTGTCGGCGAGCAATGGAACGAGTTGCGGATCATTGCGGTGGGCAATCGATTGATTCATCAAGTCAATGGCGTCACCACGGTGGACATCACCGACAACCACCCAGATGCGGCAGCCACCGGTTTGTTGGGGCTGCAATTGCACGCGGGGCCACCGATGAAATGCGAGTTTCGCGGTTTGTTGTTGCGATCGCTCGACGCAGAAGCTGGCAAGCAACTGATTGCCACGACCGTTGCGGCGACAAAAACACAGTCGGACAAGGCAGCCGATCAAGCGAACGTGGGCGACACAATCCAAGGCTCTGGATGGATCACCGCCGATCCAAAACCGAATTGGATTTGGGTCAAGCAATCCACCGACGGGCAACGCATCTGGTTTCGCCACGAGTTCGATATCGATGGTGAAATCAAAGCGGCCGCGATTTACGCCACCTGCGACAACAAAATCAATGTGACGATCAACGGCAAACCGGCTGGCAAAAGCAATCGGTGGGAAGCTCCGGTTCAGACGGCCGTCAGCGAGTTGCTGAAGCCTGGACGTAATGTCATCGCGATCGCGGGTGAAAACGAAGGTGGCGTCGCCGCGTTGGTGGCAAAGCTACAAATTCAATTGGCAAGTGGAAAAACACAAACCGTCATCACGGACGCAAACTGGCTGACGATTGAAACCAAGCCGGCCGACTGGGATGCCCCCCAAGCCGACACGACGGCTTGGGCCAAAGCCATCCCCAACGGCAAGTTGGGAAAACAGCCCTGGGGAGTACCGGCCGTCGGTGGCGCCGCCGCGGGAGACTCCGATAGATTGAATCCTCGCAACGTCTACGCACCTCCAGGATTTGTTGTCGAACGAGTACACGTTGTCACCGGAGATCAGGGCAGTTGGGTGTCGCTCGCGACGGACCCGCAAGGACGTCTTTACGCGTGCGATCAAGCCGGCGCAGGTTTGTATCGATTGACGATTGCCGACGACGGAAGTGCCGAGGTCGAGAAAGTTTCTGTCGGTGAGCTGAGCAGTATCTCGGGGATCCAAGGAATGGTGTGGGCGAATGATGGGTTGTGGGTGCACCGGAACGGAGGCAACCTGCATCATTTGACCGATACCGATGGTGATGGAAACTTGGATCATCAAGTCACCTACCCTGGAACCACCGGCGGTGGTGAACACGGGAACCACGCGGTGATCGTGACCGAGGACGGTGAGGCGTTGTATCTGGACGGTGGAAATCATGCACCGTTGGCCCAGCACGAACGGAGCCGTGTCCCGACTTGGAGCGAAGGTCTATTATTGCCCCGCATGTGGGATGCACGCGGACACGCCCGCGGCAAGTTGGCACCGGGCGGATGGGTCACACGCTTGGACCCGGAAACCAAAAAGCAAACCGTATACACGATCGGGTTCCGCAACCAATACGACATCGCGTTGAACCGTTTCGGAGACTTGTTCACCTACGACGCCGACATGGAGTGGGACCTTGGTCTGCCATGGTACCGGCCGACACGTATTTGTTTCGTCAACAGCGGTGGCGATTACGGATGGCGGAGTGGTTCGGGCAAGTGGCCGACATACTATGAAGACAGCTTGCCGCCGGTTGTTGAGATCGGCCCCGGCTCGCCAACGGGCGTCAGCTCGGGCGCAGGAGCCCATTTTCCCACCCGCTATCAAGACGGCTTGTTCGCGTTGGACTGGACCTTTGGGACGATTTACTCGATCAAGCTGATCCCTGACGGAGCAGGCTATCGCGGAGAGGCCGAAGCGTTTGTCTATGGATCGCCCTTGCCCGTCACCGACTCGGTCGTCGGGCACGACGGCTGTCTGTACTTTGCCGTCGGCGGCCGTGGTTCGGCATCGGCGCTCTATCGTGTGCGTTATTTGGGTGATGATAGCTGCGACGCGCCTCAAGACGTGGACGCCGTCGCTGACGGTGCCAGAGCGATGCGACGTGACTTGGAAGCGTTTCATGGCGTGTCGGATCCCCGAGCCTTGGACAAGGCTTGGCCGCTGTTGTCAAGCAACGATCGTTTTCTGCGACACGCCGCTCGCGTCGCCGTGGAAAGCCAGCCCGTCGATTCGTGGGCGAACCGTGTGCCCACGGAGTCCGACCCGCAGTCTCGCGTGACGGCAACGGTGGCGCTGGCCCGAATGGGAACCGCAGATCACCAGGCCGAGGCAGTGAAAGGATTGTTGTCGCTCGATGCAAAGTCTCTCCGTCGCGAGACGTTGCTGGGGATGCTGCGAGCCTATGCGTTGCTGTTCAGCGAATTGGAAAGTCCTACGTTGGACCAACGAAAAGCCGTCGTCGCTCAACTGGATCCCTTGTTGCCAAGCGATGATCGTGATGTGAATGTCGAACTCGTTCGCCTGCTGACCTATCTACGCAGCCCGACGGTGGTCGCCAAAACGCTGGCCTTGATCCAAGATCGGACGCCGATGCCCCATCCGGCCTGGGCGGAGATCGCAAGCCGTAACAGCGGGTACGGCGCCGCGATCCAAAACGTACTGGACAGCAATCCGCCCACCGCTGAAATCATGTACGCGTTCATCTTGCGCAACTTACGCACCGGATGGACGATCCCCCAGCGACGGGCGTACTTTGAGTTTCTCAATGAAGCCGCCAAGGCATCTGGTGGGGCTAGCTACTCAGGCTACTTGACACGGATTCGCGACGAAGCGTTGGGCAATTGCACCGATGCCGAGCGTCTCGCGTTGCAATACATCACTGGCGAGGACTTCAATCCAAAGCCCGATTTCCCCATCGCGGATCCCGTCGGTCCAGGACAGAAATGGACGACGCAGGCGGTCTTGGGAGCTATGCGGGGCAAGCCTGATTTTGAACGAGGACGCTCACTTTTCTTCAGCGCCAAATGTGCGTCCTGTCACCGGATGACCGGTCTGGGCGGGAACATCGGACCGGATTTGACGAGCGTGCGCAATAAATTCGATCGAGACTACGTCGCACAAGCCATCGTGGAGCCGAGCAAAGACATTTCGGATCAATACGGTTCGTCAAGTGTCTTGACCGTGGGAGGTCAAGTCCATACCGGTCTGGTCGTCGAGCAGCCCAACGGCGACTTGCTGGTCTATCCAGTGGATGAGAATGCGAAATCGATCACGATTGCGGCGGATGACGTGGAATTGGTGAAACCGTCCAAAGTTTCGCAGATGCCCGCCGAACTGCTGGATCGTCTCAACGCAGGCGAAGTTCGTGATTTGATCGAGTACGTGATGGCCGCTGGTGACCCCAACGACAAGCGTTACCAGGACAAGTGA
- a CDS encoding PfkB family carbohydrate kinase: MHDTVTPSRPIVFGEVLFDHFPDGKRVLGGAPFNVAWNLQGLGVRPLFLSAVGEDSEGTAILDAMDSWGLDDRGVQRLNGPPTGNVQVSFVDGQPEYEIPAGQAWDSMGKIDSSLWSDSAGLLYHGSLALRSESTRESWRHLVRESGLARFVDVNIRDPYFDESMLGELLNGAKWVKLNDEELHRLSDVAVTDQSSVVAGIETLKSRYEVHNAVVTCGSQGAYAIAESEILFEPAPSPGVMQDTVGAGDAFASAIIAGLASELPLPQILAGAVRLAARVCGLHGATSADRDIYQSVFE, translated from the coding sequence ATGCACGATACAGTTACTCCTTCACGACCGATTGTCTTTGGCGAAGTCCTCTTTGATCATTTTCCCGATGGAAAACGAGTGTTGGGAGGCGCGCCGTTCAATGTGGCATGGAATCTGCAAGGTCTTGGAGTACGCCCCTTATTCCTGTCCGCCGTCGGCGAAGACTCCGAGGGAACAGCGATCTTGGATGCGATGGATTCCTGGGGATTGGACGATCGGGGCGTTCAGCGTCTCAATGGGCCGCCGACAGGCAATGTCCAAGTAAGCTTCGTCGACGGTCAGCCTGAATACGAGATCCCCGCAGGTCAAGCTTGGGATTCGATGGGCAAGATCGATTCGTCGCTGTGGAGCGACTCTGCAGGCCTGCTGTACCACGGCAGCCTTGCCTTGCGTAGCGAATCGACTCGTGAAAGCTGGCGGCATCTGGTTCGCGAAAGCGGGTTGGCGAGATTTGTCGATGTAAACATTCGCGATCCGTATTTTGATGAGTCGATGTTGGGGGAACTCTTGAACGGTGCGAAGTGGGTCAAGCTCAACGACGAAGAACTGCATCGACTGTCCGATGTTGCCGTGACGGATCAGTCGTCCGTCGTCGCCGGAATCGAAACATTGAAAAGCCGATATGAAGTGCACAATGCGGTGGTGACTTGTGGCTCGCAAGGTGCCTACGCCATCGCTGAGTCGGAAATCCTGTTCGAACCAGCTCCATCGCCCGGCGTGATGCAAGATACAGTGGGTGCTGGTGACGCGTTCGCATCGGCGATCATCGCGGGGCTTGCGAGTGAGCTGCCATTGCCTCAGATCTTAGCGGGAGCGGTTCGATTGGCTGCGCGAGTCTGCGGACTCCACGGCGCAACGTCTGCCGACCGTGATATCTACCAATCGGTTTTTGAATAG
- a CDS encoding SGNH/GDSL hydrolase family protein, producing the protein MAKKSRKRLILLCITAIGLLLFAVFYQRYYVARPIGSGPAGPAVDRAAFANVWSDRPVHVVGLGDSVTAGLGAKSTSHSYFNRVIQNPDDEFEQLHQVCLTSVLPNLTNENYAISGSESTVHFDVITETLPVMDERLYGIVLMTSGGNDLIHMYGKSPPRECAMYGATLEQALPWIENFEARLGEMVSLIDQRFPGGCEIYIGDIYDPTDGTGDAGSIYLSRWPDGLAIHARYNAVIRKVAGQRDNVFVVPLYETFLGHGSQCRKFWRSTFREEDPYFWFYSNIEDPNDRGYDAIRRVFLNTIVANTKLRSE; encoded by the coding sequence ATGGCAAAAAAGTCTAGGAAACGTCTGATACTGCTCTGCATCACCGCAATCGGTCTGTTGCTGTTTGCGGTTTTCTATCAACGATACTACGTCGCGCGTCCGATCGGATCCGGCCCGGCCGGTCCTGCGGTGGATCGTGCCGCGTTCGCAAACGTGTGGTCGGATCGGCCAGTCCATGTGGTTGGACTTGGTGACAGCGTCACCGCGGGACTGGGGGCCAAATCCACCAGTCATTCCTATTTCAATCGTGTCATCCAGAATCCCGATGACGAATTCGAGCAGCTCCATCAAGTCTGCCTGACTTCTGTGCTTCCTAATCTGACAAATGAAAACTACGCCATTTCTGGCTCGGAGTCTACTGTTCACTTCGACGTGATCACTGAAACCTTGCCAGTGATGGATGAGCGTTTGTACGGTATCGTGCTGATGACCAGTGGCGGCAATGACTTGATCCACATGTATGGCAAATCACCACCACGAGAGTGCGCCATGTACGGAGCAACGTTGGAGCAGGCGTTGCCGTGGATCGAGAACTTTGAAGCCCGATTGGGGGAGATGGTGTCCCTGATCGATCAGCGTTTTCCGGGCGGTTGCGAAATCTACATCGGCGACATCTACGATCCGACCGATGGAACCGGAGATGCCGGCAGCATTTACTTGAGTCGATGGCCGGACGGTTTGGCCATTCACGCCCGATACAACGCCGTCATTCGCAAGGTCGCCGGGCAACGCGATAATGTCTTTGTCGTGCCGCTTTACGAAACCTTTTTAGGTCACGGTTCCCAGTGTCGTAAGTTCTGGAGATCGACCTTTCGCGAGGAGGACCCGTATTTTTGGTTCTACAGCAACATCGAAGACCCCAATGATCGCGGTTACGACGCCATCCGACGTGTGTTCCTCAATACGATTGTCGCCAACACAAAATTGCGATCCGAATGA
- a CDS encoding heme-dependent oxidative N-demethylase family protein translates to MIPYFPFTGERFEHSFGVRPLPDATQIIETTRRYYDEIDVKRASLESFPSEYSVGQDACLESQRDAFRWIVDQSPHLKWDEGESVVINRATGERIPADQPQTLLTIAPHVQEDLVIMRGDVIHGFPLVVGVVCFPSGWSVADKLGQSVLLIHQSVPEFDPVLSPQTERLMQRLKSHRPVWRMNWGVRPLPYLDQSPKFARGLFTAARSVTAANAGKKCYFRVERQTLTRLPSGDILFTIHTHQCTLDELTVSQKQQLCGVLKTCPEDTLRYKGILPMAEPIIDYLRGR, encoded by the coding sequence ATGATTCCCTACTTCCCGTTCACCGGCGAACGCTTCGAACACAGCTTTGGCGTTCGCCCATTGCCTGACGCAACACAGATCATTGAAACCACGCGACGGTACTATGATGAGATTGACGTCAAGCGAGCCAGTTTGGAATCTTTTCCCAGTGAATACTCGGTCGGTCAAGATGCATGCCTGGAATCTCAACGCGATGCATTTCGCTGGATCGTTGACCAGTCCCCACATTTGAAATGGGACGAGGGTGAGTCCGTTGTGATCAATCGCGCCACCGGCGAAAGGATTCCAGCCGACCAGCCGCAGACTTTGTTGACGATCGCGCCGCACGTGCAAGAAGACTTGGTGATCATGCGAGGTGATGTTATCCATGGTTTCCCTCTCGTCGTCGGCGTGGTTTGCTTTCCAAGTGGCTGGTCGGTCGCTGACAAGCTCGGGCAAAGCGTTTTGTTGATCCATCAATCAGTCCCCGAGTTTGATCCGGTGTTATCGCCGCAAACCGAGCGATTGATGCAACGGCTGAAATCGCATCGCCCAGTATGGCGAATGAACTGGGGCGTCCGACCGTTGCCTTACTTGGACCAGTCACCCAAATTCGCCAGGGGCTTGTTCACGGCCGCCAGATCCGTGACGGCGGCCAACGCGGGCAAAAAATGTTACTTTCGCGTCGAGCGCCAGACCTTGACCCGACTGCCCAGCGGCGACATCTTGTTCACCATTCACACGCACCAGTGCACCTTGGATGAACTGACTGTCTCGCAAAAGCAGCAGCTCTGTGGAGTTCTTAAGACTTGTCCAGAAGATACGCTGCGATACAAAGGGATCTTGCCGATGGCAGAACCGATCATCGACTACTTGCGAGGCCGTTAG